The window CTCGGAGCGAAGGCTCTCCCCGCCGTTTGGCTCCGGGAACACCGCCACAAAGCGGTAGCAGTAGGTGGCTCCCGGCTTCAATCCCGCTCCTCCTGCATCATCTACAAAAGGAAAGCGGTTAAAGGCCCGCACATCTACCAGCTCATAGCCATAGCCGGGAGGCATGCCTGTGATGCAGGTATCCAGGGGTACATTGGCACTACCTTCCCTGCGCCATACCTGCATGAACTGCGCCTGGCTGCAGGCATAGGAGCTCCTGTCGAAGTTTACCTCCACGGCTCTGCTGCCTACCGGCTCCAGGCTCTCCACCACCGGTGGCGGGGCTACTACGGTAATGTTCCAGGTCTTGATGTCGGTGAGGCTCACCCCGCCTCCTCTTAGGTCTCTGGCACGGAACACTACCTGGTAGGGCTGCGTGCGCACATCGATGCACTCGGTCTGCCAGCTAAAAGTAGATTGTGCCGGGGTAGTCATGTTAGTGCCTCCCTCGAAGGTGGCGCCCAGGTTGAACACCCCGCCGTAGGCAAACAGGTCTACATTGTCACCATCAGGATCTGTTACGCGGATAACTTCCTCTATTCTTTGTCCTGCTACCACACAGATATCTTCCGGAATCTCCAGCACAGGGGGTTCATTGTCTGTGTCCTCTACAATGATCTGCATGTCGCGGGTAACATAGCCAAGGGAGTAGAATTTCCCCTGAATCTTGCGCCACTCCTCTACCACAAAAGCTACGTTGTACTCTCCTCTGGTGCCGGGGGTGTTCCACACCAGGTCTCCGGTAAACTCATCCAGGGTCAGGGTTGGCGGCTCTCCTGTTAAGGTAGTACCATTTCGTGGATCGCCGGGAGGAAAGGTTTCGTGCGGGAAACGGTAGTTGGCTACCGGCGCATTGCGGTCCTGGCGGCAAATCACCAACCGGTAGGAAAGGCTGTCGCCGTCAATATCGTATGCTCCGGGATTGTGCAGATACAACTTGCCTACGGCTGCCTTGTCCACAGGCGGTACCAGCAGCTGCGGCGTGTTGTTCACCCCGATGAAGGGATCTATCACTATCACGGTCTCAATATAAAAGGGCATGTTTACCGAATTATCCATGTTCAAGACGTTTTCATTTCGGTAAAACTCCCGGAAGGAGACGATGTAGGTTCTGGCAGATGGGAAGGTATGGCGAACCTTCAGCTCATAGACCCAGGTGTCTTCGCTTAGTCGCGAGCGCGGAATTTTGTCACCATCATTATTGATCACCAGCGAGGTGCCATCGCCAAAATCGAGGGTACCATTGCTACCAAAGATTACCTGGGAATCTGTATCGGCATATCCTTTAAGGGTAATCTCATAGGTAAAGCTCTGCGGATCAATCCGGCGGGCAGTAATTTCGCCGGCCCTGATATGGGTGGCGAGGGCATGCTCTGATAGTAACAGACTGAATGCCAATAATAAGAGAGTGCGTAAATATAAAAGGCTTTTCATGCTCGGGTAAAAAAAGTCACTCTAACACTAAACCCTGCCTGTACTAGTATGTTAGGCTACGGACGAGGTTTTTGATTAAAGTAACAAATATACTGACAAAAAGAACGTTGAATAGTGCTTTTTCTTTTGTAATGGTTCGCTAATATCTTATTTAGAACCCATTAAAATTATTTGCTTTCGTTGGTTGATACCGACTCCTAATGTATTTTTGGCCGGCTAAGAAATAAAACAGGTTTCAAATCTAGAAACATCCCATGAGTTGGTTAACACAAACGTTTTCAAGTTCTATTGGTCGTAAATTCCTCACTGCCCTTACAGGCTTCTTCCTTATTATCTTTCTGATCGGACACGTAACAGGCAATTTACTGCTGTTCAAGCCCGATGAAGGAAGAGCCTTTAATGAGTACACAGCATTTATGACGGGTAACCTGGGCATTATGATTGTCCGGTATCTACTTTACGCCGCCATTCTGGCGCACGTTATTATTACATTGCTGCTTGCCTACCATAACCGCAAGGCGCGTCCTGTGGGTTACAAAAAGGCGGCACCTTCCCCGCATGTTTCCTGGTCTTCCAGAAACATGGGCATACTGGGAACGCTGGTGCTTATTTTTATTGTGATACACATGTCTAATTTCTGGTATTCCCTGAAATGGGGCATGGTGCCTACCATTAATTACCAGGAGGGCGGCGACATCAAGAACCTGTATGTAGTGGTGCTGGATTCCTTTTCAAACCTCTGGTACACGGCTCTTTATGTGGTGATGATGGTGTTCCTGTCTTTACACCTGATGCATGGTTTTCAGAGTGCTTTCCAGACACTGGGCTGGCGTCATAAAAAGTACTGGCCTATTATCCGCAATGTTGGATTCTGGTTTTCCATCCTGGTGCCGATCATTTTTGCTGCGATGCCACTGTACATCTACTTTTTCCGTAACATAAATCATTAATCCCAGAAACTCCATGAATTTAAATTCAAGAATACCGGAAGGGCCGTTGGCGGAAAAGTGGGAAAAACACAAATTCAACGTCAAGCTGGTAAACCCGGCCAACAAGCGTAAATTCGATATTATTGTAGTAGGTACAGGTCTGGCGGGTGCATCTGCAGCAGCCTCCCTTGCCGAGCTTGGTTATAATGTAAAAGCATTTACTTTCCACGACAGCCCGCGCCGTGCGCACTCTATTGCGGCTCAGGGTGGTATTAACGCTGCCAAAAACTACCAGAACGATGGCGACTCTGTTTACCGTCTGTTTTACGATACGGTAAAAGGTGGTGACTACCGCAGCCGAGAGGCTAACGTTTACCGCCTGGCTCAGGTATCTGTCAATATCATAGACCAGTGTGTGGCACAGGGTGTACCCTTTGCCCGCGAATATGGCGGATTGCTGGATAACCGCTCTTTTGGTGGTGCCCAGGTAAGCCGCACCTTTTATGCCAAAGGCCAGACAGGCCAGCAGTTGCTCATTGGCGCTTACCAGGCCCTTAGCCGCCAGGTAGCTACCGGCAAGGTAAAGCTCTACACCCGTACCGAAATGCTGGACCTGGTAATGATAGATGGCCATGCCAAAGGAATTATTACCCGCAATCTGATTACCGGTAAAATTGAGCGCCATGCCGGCCATGCCGTACTGCTTTGTACCGGTGGCTATGGTAACGTATTTTACCTCTCTACCAACGCCATGGCCTCTAACGCCACCGCTGCCTGGAGAGCACACCGCAAAGGCGCCCTGTTTGCCAACCCCTGCTTTACACAAATTCACCCCACCTGTATCCCGGTATCGGGTCTTTACCAGTCCAAGCTTACGCTGATGTCTGAATCGCTGCGGAACGACGGACGTGTGTGGGTGCCTAAAACGGTAGAAGATGCCGAGCGGATCCGTAAAGGGGAGATCAAACCAACCGACCTGCCCGAAGAGGCACGCGATTACTACCTGGAGCGCCGTTACCCTAGCTTTGGTAACCTGGTGCCCCGCGACGTAGCCAGCCGCAATGCCAAATATGTATGCGACGAAGGACGTGGTGTTGGTCTTACCGGTCTGGCGGTATACCTTGATTTTGCCGATGCTATT of the Flammeovirgaceae bacterium 311 genome contains:
- the sdhA gene encoding succinate dehydrogenase flavoprotein subunit (COG1053 Succinate dehydrogenase/fumarate reductase, flavoprotein subunit), whose product is MNLNSRIPEGPLAEKWEKHKFNVKLVNPANKRKFDIIVVGTGLAGASAAASLAELGYNVKAFTFHDSPRRAHSIAAQGGINAAKNYQNDGDSVYRLFYDTVKGGDYRSREANVYRLAQVSVNIIDQCVAQGVPFAREYGGLLDNRSFGGAQVSRTFYAKGQTGQQLLIGAYQALSRQVATGKVKLYTRTEMLDLVMIDGHAKGIITRNLITGKIERHAGHAVLLCTGGYGNVFYLSTNAMASNATAAWRAHRKGALFANPCFTQIHPTCIPVSGLYQSKLTLMSESLRNDGRVWVPKTVEDAERIRKGEIKPTDLPEEARDYYLERRYPSFGNLVPRDVASRNAKYVCDEGRGVGLTGLAVYLDFADAIRRDGKNTIEARYGNLFEMYEKITGDDPYSLPMMIYPAVHYTMGGLWVDYNLMTSIPGLYALGEANFSDHGANRLGASALMQGLADGYFVIPYTMGDYVAGLPFKKVDDTHPAFDEAERNVKEGINKLLSIKGTRTVDDFHRELGSIMWEYCGMARNTEGLTKAIGLVQQLRADFWRDVKVIGGAEELNMSLEKANRVADFLELGELMIRDALHRQESCGGHFRDEYQTPEGEALRDDENFSYVAAWGYGGPNAEPVLNKEDLVFENVKLTQRSYK
- a CDS encoding succinate dehydrogenase/fumarate reductase cytochrome b subunit, b558 family protein, with amino-acid sequence MSWLTQTFSSSIGRKFLTALTGFFLIIFLIGHVTGNLLLFKPDEGRAFNEYTAFMTGNLGIMIVRYLLYAAILAHVIITLLLAYHNRKARPVGYKKAAPSPHVSWSSRNMGILGTLVLIFIVIHMSNFWYSLKWGMVPTINYQEGGDIKNLYVVVLDSFSNLWYTALYVVMMVFLSLHLMHGFQSAFQTLGWRHKKYWPIIRNVGFWFSILVPIIFAAMPLYIYFFRNINH